Proteins encoded within one genomic window of Streptomyces profundus:
- a CDS encoding LuxR C-terminal-related transcriptional regulator encodes MRVVIAEDSVLLRDGLTRLLNDRGHEVVAGVGDAEALIAAIDELAAAGQVPDVVVADVRMPPTHTDEGVRAAVRLRQRFPELGVLVLSQYVEEQYATELIAGSSRGVGYLLKDRVADVSEFVAAVARVAEGGTALDPEVVAQLLGRSRKQDVLGGLTPREREVLGLMAEGRTNSAVAQQLVVSHGAVEKHVSNIFMKLGLAQSDTDHRRVLAVLTYLNS; translated from the coding sequence GTGCGGGTAGTCATCGCCGAGGACTCGGTGCTGCTGCGGGACGGGTTGACCCGCCTGTTGAACGACCGGGGGCACGAGGTGGTGGCCGGGGTCGGGGACGCGGAGGCGTTGATCGCCGCGATCGACGAGCTGGCCGCGGCCGGGCAGGTGCCCGATGTGGTGGTGGCGGACGTGCGGATGCCGCCGACGCACACCGACGAGGGGGTGCGGGCGGCGGTGCGGCTGCGGCAGCGCTTCCCCGAGCTCGGGGTGCTGGTGCTCTCGCAGTATGTGGAGGAGCAGTACGCCACGGAGCTGATCGCCGGCTCCAGCCGGGGTGTGGGCTATCTGTTGAAGGACCGGGTGGCGGACGTCAGCGAGTTCGTCGCCGCGGTGGCCAGGGTGGCGGAGGGCGGGACCGCGTTGGATCCCGAGGTGGTCGCCCAGCTGCTGGGCCGGAGCCGCAAGCAGGACGTGCTGGGCGGGCTGACGCCCAGGGAGCGCGAGGTGCTGGGGCTGATGGCGGAGGGCCGGACCAACTCGGCGGTCGCGCAGCAGCTGGTGGTGAGCCATGGGGCGGTGGAGAAGCATGTGAGCAACATCTTCATGAAGCTCGGTTTGGCGCAGAGTGACACAGATCACCGGCGGGTTCTGGCGGTTCTCACGTATCTCAATTCCTAG
- a CDS encoding 2-oxoacid:acceptor oxidoreductase subunit alpha — protein MTIEVNQASRDDKDVRRLDRVIIRFAGDSGDGMQLTGDRFTSETASLGNDLSTLPNFPAEIRAPAGTLPGVSSFQVHFADHDILTPGDAPDVLVAMNPAALKANVPDLPRGAEIIVNTDEFTSRALTKVGYATNPLDDESLDAYRVHRVPLTTLTVEALKAYELTRKEAGRSKNMFALGLLSWMYHRPTENTEAFLRSKFAKRPDIAEANITAFRAGWNFGETTEDFAVSYEVAPAVSAFPAGTYRNISGNLALAYGLVAAGQQADLPLFLGSYPITPASDVLHELSKHKNFGVRSFQAEDEIAAIGAALGASFGGSLGVTTTSGPGVALKSETIGLAVSLELPLLIIAIQRGGPSTGLPTKTEQADLLQAMYGRNGEAPVPIVAPSTPGECFDAAIEAARIALAYRTPVFLLSDGYLANGSEPWRVPDPSELPDLRVQFATGPNHTLPDGSETFWPYKRDETTLARPWAVPGTPGLEHRIGGIEKQDGTGNISYDPANHEHMVHTRQAKVDGVEVPDVVVDDPSGEARVLVLGWGSTYGPITAGVRRVRKAGGKIAQTHVRNLNPLPANLGEVLRSYDRVVLPEMNLGQLSALLRAKYLVDIQSLTQVTGLPFKAEQLASAFKEALDDVH, from the coding sequence GTGACCATCGAGGTCAACCAGGCGAGCCGGGACGACAAGGACGTGCGACGTCTGGACCGGGTGATCATCCGGTTCGCGGGGGACTCCGGCGACGGAATGCAGTTGACAGGCGACCGTTTCACGTCGGAGACGGCCTCGTTGGGGAACGATCTCTCCACGCTGCCGAACTTCCCCGCGGAGATCCGGGCCCCCGCCGGCACCCTGCCGGGTGTCTCCTCGTTCCAGGTGCACTTCGCCGACCACGACATCCTCACCCCGGGCGACGCGCCCGACGTGCTGGTGGCGATGAACCCCGCCGCGCTCAAGGCGAACGTGCCCGATCTGCCGCGCGGCGCGGAGATCATCGTCAACACCGACGAGTTCACCTCGCGGGCGCTGACCAAGGTCGGCTACGCGACGAATCCGCTGGACGACGAGTCGCTGGACGCGTACCGCGTGCACCGGGTGCCGTTGACCACGCTCACCGTGGAGGCGCTCAAGGCGTACGAGCTGACCCGCAAGGAGGCCGGGCGCTCCAAGAACATGTTCGCCCTGGGCCTGCTGTCCTGGATGTACCACCGCCCGACGGAGAACACCGAGGCGTTCCTGCGGTCGAAGTTCGCCAAGCGTCCGGACATCGCCGAGGCCAACATCACGGCGTTCCGCGCCGGTTGGAACTTCGGCGAGACCACGGAGGACTTCGCGGTCTCCTACGAGGTCGCGCCGGCCGTCTCGGCGTTCCCCGCCGGGACGTACCGCAACATCTCGGGCAATCTGGCGCTCGCCTACGGCCTGGTCGCCGCCGGCCAGCAGGCCGATCTGCCGCTCTTCCTCGGCTCCTACCCGATCACTCCGGCCTCCGACGTGCTGCACGAGCTGTCCAAGCACAAGAACTTCGGGGTGCGCAGCTTCCAGGCCGAGGACGAGATCGCGGCGATCGGCGCCGCGCTCGGCGCGTCCTTCGGCGGCTCGCTCGGCGTGACCACCACCTCGGGCCCCGGCGTCGCGCTGAAGTCCGAGACGATCGGTCTCGCCGTCTCGCTCGAACTGCCGCTGCTGATCATCGCCATCCAGCGCGGCGGCCCGTCCACCGGGCTGCCGACCAAGACCGAGCAGGCCGACCTGCTCCAGGCGATGTACGGGCGCAACGGCGAGGCGCCGGTGCCGATCGTGGCCCCCTCGACGCCCGGGGAGTGCTTCGACGCGGCCATCGAGGCGGCCAGGATCGCGCTCGCCTACCGGACGCCCGTCTTCCTGCTGTCGGACGGCTATCTGGCCAACGGCTCGGAGCCGTGGCGGGTGCCCGATCCGTCCGAACTGCCGGACCTGCGCGTCCAGTTCGCCACCGGGCCCAACCACACCCTGCCGGACGGCAGCGAGACGTTCTGGCCCTACAAGCGGGACGAGACCACGCTGGCCCGCCCGTGGGCGGTGCCCGGGACACCGGGTCTTGAGCACCGCATCGGCGGCATCGAGAAGCAGGACGGCACGGGCAACATCTCCTACGACCCGGCCAACCACGAGCACATGGTGCACACCCGCCAGGCCAAGGTGGACGGCGTCGAGGTGCCGGATGTCGTCGTGGACGATCCGAGCGGCGAGGCCAGGGTGCTGGTCCTCGGCTGGGGCTCCACCTACGGGCCGATCACGGCCGGGGTGCGGCGGGTCCGCAAGGCCGGCGGGAAGATCGCCCAGACCCATGTGCGCAACCTCAACCCGCTGCCGGCCAACCTCGGCGAGGTGCTGCGCTCCTACGACCGGGTGGTCCTGCCGGAGATGAACCTCGGCCAGCTGTCCGCCCTGCTGCGCGCCAAGTACCTGGTTGATATCCAGTCGTTGACGCAGGTCACCGGGCTGCCGTTCAAGGCCGAGCAGCTCGCGTCCGCTTTCAAGGAGGCTCTGGACGATGTCCACTGA
- a CDS encoding 2-oxoacid:ferredoxin oxidoreductase subunit beta, with product MSTEAPIQHRTSLALIPTADKPQSAKDFKSDQEVRWCPGCGDYAVLAAVQGFLPELGLAKENIVFVSGIGCSSRFPYYMNTYGMHSIHGRAPAIATGLSASRRDLSVWVVTGDGDALSIGGNHLIHALRRNVNLKILLFNNRIYGLTKGQYSPTSEAGKITKSTPMGSLETPFNPLSLALGAEASFVARTVDSDRKHLTGVLRAAAEHHGSALVEIYQNCNIFNDGAFEVLKDKKQAQEAVIRLEHGEPIRFGLPAEDGLGEKGVVRDPESGDLRVIDVATEGTDGIVVHNAHAASPTTAFALTRLADPQTLHRTPIGVFRSVPRPAYEDQMADQLDLAVERQGKGDLGALLAGNDTWTVAG from the coding sequence ATGTCCACTGAGGCACCTATCCAGCACCGCACCTCGCTGGCGCTCATCCCCACCGCCGACAAGCCGCAGAGCGCCAAGGACTTCAAGTCGGACCAGGAGGTCCGCTGGTGCCCCGGCTGCGGTGACTACGCCGTGCTCGCGGCGGTCCAGGGCTTCCTCCCGGAGCTGGGCCTCGCCAAGGAGAACATCGTCTTCGTCTCCGGCATCGGCTGCTCCTCCCGTTTCCCGTACTACATGAACACCTACGGGATGCACTCGATCCACGGGCGCGCCCCGGCGATCGCGACCGGGCTCTCGGCGTCCCGACGGGATCTGTCGGTCTGGGTGGTCACCGGCGACGGCGACGCGCTCTCCATCGGCGGCAACCATCTGATCCACGCGCTGCGGCGCAACGTGAACCTCAAGATCCTGCTCTTCAACAACCGGATCTACGGGCTCACCAAGGGCCAGTACTCGCCGACCTCGGAGGCCGGCAAGATCACCAAGTCGACGCCGATGGGCTCGCTTGAGACCCCGTTCAACCCGCTGTCGCTGGCGCTGGGCGCGGAGGCGTCTTTCGTGGCCCGCACGGTCGACTCGGACCGCAAGCACCTCACCGGCGTGCTGCGCGCGGCGGCCGAGCACCACGGTTCGGCGCTGGTGGAGATCTACCAGAACTGCAACATCTTCAACGACGGCGCCTTCGAGGTGCTGAAGGACAAGAAGCAGGCGCAGGAGGCGGTCATCCGCCTCGAACACGGCGAGCCGATCCGGTTCGGCCTGCCGGCCGAGGACGGTCTCGGCGAGAAGGGCGTGGTCCGCGATCCGGAGAGCGGCGATCTGCGGGTGATCGACGTGGCGACCGAGGGCACCGACGGCATCGTCGTCCACAACGCGCACGCGGCGTCGCCCACCACGGCGTTCGCGCTCACCCGCCTCGCCGACCCGCAGACGCTGCACCGCACCCCGATCGGGGTGTTCCGCAGCGTGCCGCGTCCGGCGTACGAGGACCAGATGGCCGACCAGCTGGATCTCGCGGTCGAGCGGCAGGGCAAGGGCGACCTCGGCGCGCTGCTCGCCGGCAACGACACCTGGACGGTCGCCGGCTGA
- the rarD gene encoding EamA family transporter RarD gives MAGTGAANRSGLALGFAAFGLWGLLPLYWRLLEDSGAFEVLAHRMVWSLPTALLLLLLVRSWSWIGPLLRDPKRLALLLLSASLITFNWGLFIWCVAEDRVLEASLGYFINPLFTIAMGVLLLRERLRTAQWAAVGIGALAVVVMSVAYGQVPWLSLSLSVSFATYGLVKKRTGLDGLEGFSADSAIQFVPALGFLVVLAGRGEGSFTVEGPGYALLLVGSGLATALPLIFFGAATVRLPLSTVGLMQYIAPSTMFLLGLLVFGEEMPPERWIGFGLVWLALTVLTWDALRRARTRRRTVAHNPVTATVPKEATSPAG, from the coding sequence GTGGCGGGAACGGGCGCGGCGAACCGATCGGGGTTGGCGCTGGGATTCGCGGCCTTCGGTCTGTGGGGGCTACTGCCCCTCTACTGGCGCCTGTTGGAGGACAGCGGCGCCTTCGAGGTGCTCGCCCACCGCATGGTGTGGTCGCTGCCGACGGCGCTGCTGCTGTTGCTGCTGGTCCGCAGCTGGTCCTGGATAGGTCCGCTGCTGCGCGACCCCAAGCGGCTGGCGCTGCTGCTGCTCTCCGCCTCGCTGATCACGTTCAACTGGGGCCTGTTCATCTGGTGCGTCGCCGAGGACCGGGTGCTGGAGGCGTCCCTCGGCTACTTCATCAACCCGCTCTTCACCATCGCCATGGGCGTGCTGCTGCTGCGCGAGCGGCTGCGGACGGCGCAGTGGGCGGCGGTGGGCATCGGTGCCCTGGCCGTCGTGGTGATGAGCGTGGCCTACGGTCAGGTGCCCTGGCTCTCGCTCTCGCTCTCGGTGTCCTTCGCCACCTACGGGCTGGTCAAGAAGCGGACCGGCCTGGACGGGCTTGAGGGGTTCAGCGCGGACAGCGCGATCCAGTTCGTGCCGGCGCTCGGCTTCCTGGTGGTGCTCGCCGGGCGCGGCGAGGGCTCGTTCACGGTCGAGGGGCCGGGCTACGCGCTGCTGCTGGTGGGCAGCGGCCTGGCCACCGCCCTCCCGTTGATCTTCTTCGGCGCGGCGACGGTGCGGCTGCCGCTGTCCACCGTCGGCCTGATGCAGTACATCGCGCCGAGCACCATGTTCCTGCTGGGACTGCTGGTCTTCGGCGAGGAGATGCCGCCCGAGCGGTGGATCGGCTTCGGCCTGGTGTGGCTCGCGTTGACGGTGCTGACCTGGGACGCGCTGCGCCGGGCGCGCACCCGTCGGCGTACGGTGGCCCACAACCCCGTCACCGCGACGGTTCCGAAGGAGGCGACCAGCCCTGCTGGCTGA
- a CDS encoding aminoglycoside phosphotransferase family protein, with protein MAPGERVTEVVALHGGWTSQMRRLTVTGPGGSGREVVLRSFVTPFFRRHAPGLLGREHQVLGQLMDTSIPAPQPLAVDPDGAHCAAPSLLMSLLPGRIRLADADVSGRVVALAELLRSVHRLPADGPGRPRPYQAWTSPERVRVPAGTARPALWRAAIAAIDRPPPPFEGRFLHRDFHPGNVLFDDAGRITGVVDWVETSFGPADLDVAHCATALALLHGPDVGLSFPDHYLTAGGRLSPTAEARRYWRLLDALAFAPDAEKVATPWRACGRPDLTPPLLTTRLETYLTALLDTTT; from the coding sequence TTGGCGCCCGGCGAGCGGGTCACCGAGGTGGTGGCGCTGCACGGCGGTTGGACGTCCCAGATGCGCCGGCTGACGGTGACCGGGCCCGGTGGCAGCGGCCGGGAGGTGGTGCTGCGCTCCTTTGTCACGCCGTTCTTCCGCCGGCACGCGCCGGGTCTCCTGGGGCGCGAGCACCAGGTGTTGGGCCAGCTCATGGACACGTCGATCCCGGCGCCGCAGCCGCTGGCCGTCGATCCGGACGGCGCGCACTGCGCGGCGCCCTCGTTGCTGATGTCGCTGCTGCCCGGCCGTATCCGGCTGGCCGACGCCGACGTGTCGGGGCGGGTGGTGGCGCTCGCCGAGCTGCTGCGTTCGGTGCACCGGCTGCCCGCCGACGGTCCTGGGCGGCCACGCCCCTACCAGGCGTGGACCAGCCCCGAGCGGGTGCGGGTGCCGGCGGGCACGGCGCGGCCCGCGCTGTGGCGGGCGGCGATCGCGGCCATCGACCGGCCGCCGCCACCGTTCGAAGGCCGCTTCCTGCACCGGGACTTCCACCCGGGCAATGTGCTCTTCGACGACGCGGGCCGGATCACGGGCGTGGTCGACTGGGTGGAGACGTCGTTCGGCCCGGCGGATCTCGATGTGGCGCACTGCGCCACCGCGTTGGCCCTGCTGCACGGCCCCGACGTCGGCCTCTCCTTCCCCGACCACTACCTGACGGCGGGCGGCCGGCTCTCCCCGACCGCCGAGGCACGACGCTACTGGCGCCTCCTGGACGCGCTCGCCTTCGCCCCCGACGCGGAGAAGGTCGCCACCCCCTGGCGCGCCTGCGGTCGCCCCGACCTCACCCCACCCCTGCTGACCACCCGCCTGGAGACCTACCTCACCGCACTCCTCGACACCACCACCTGA
- a CDS encoding radical SAM protein has protein sequence MEKRDLPVRVVRDRTVRIKVIDDCGLACTFCHNEGTPVTADNRGRTPLPVVSGPGRTGRVSVYAETNGVSFLSAKMRPDMAFRRAVRTVARAFDADEVHLTGGEPTLHAEISALVSTLGGMGLVVGMTTNGERGSQVMRACSAAGLDRVNVSVFGTTAEELLTVQAERFGSARLAETKIRAARQTIRDAVSHGVRASVNIVVPGTDHVERTVRLIESHGQYADVRMLSSIQNQAESSAAIAEVLSRVGAEPVLRTFTAGTSDQRTLYRALGGRAVHVKRLLPVRLPDTCEGCRFNNDTDCQEGYYGIRLYLSEEGTYMLGVCIQRMDLCVPVADLAESGLAAEVQAFREAEVRRLRREHDTAA, from the coding sequence ATGGAAAAGCGTGATCTCCCGGTCCGCGTCGTGCGGGACAGAACGGTCAGGATCAAGGTCATTGACGACTGCGGGTTGGCATGCACGTTCTGTCATAACGAGGGCACCCCTGTCACCGCCGACAACAGGGGCCGGACCCCGCTGCCGGTCGTTTCGGGCCCCGGCAGGACCGGACGGGTGTCGGTCTACGCCGAAACCAACGGCGTGTCGTTCCTCTCCGCGAAGATGCGTCCCGACATGGCCTTCCGGCGCGCGGTCAGGACGGTGGCGCGAGCGTTCGACGCCGACGAAGTGCATCTCACCGGTGGGGAGCCAACCCTCCACGCAGAGATTTCCGCGTTGGTCTCCACGCTGGGCGGCATGGGCCTGGTGGTGGGTATGACCACCAACGGTGAGCGCGGCTCACAGGTCATGAGGGCGTGCTCGGCCGCCGGGCTCGACCGGGTGAATGTCTCGGTGTTCGGCACCACGGCCGAGGAGCTTCTCACGGTGCAGGCCGAGCGCTTCGGGTCCGCCCGCCTGGCCGAGACGAAGATCAGAGCCGCGCGGCAGACCATCCGCGACGCGGTGTCCCATGGTGTGAGGGCCTCGGTGAACATCGTGGTGCCCGGCACCGACCATGTGGAGCGCACCGTGCGCCTGATCGAATCCCATGGGCAGTACGCGGACGTGAGAATGCTCTCCAGCATTCAGAACCAGGCGGAGTCGAGCGCGGCGATCGCCGAGGTGCTCAGCCGAGTTGGCGCGGAGCCGGTGCTCCGGACGTTCACCGCCGGCACCTCGGACCAGAGGACCCTCTACCGGGCCCTCGGCGGCCGGGCGGTCCATGTCAAGCGGCTGCTGCCCGTGCGACTGCCGGACACCTGCGAGGGGTGCCGCTTCAACAACGACACGGACTGCCAGGAGGGTTACTACGGCATCCGTCTCTATCTCTCGGAGGAGGGCACCTACATGCTGGGTGTCTGTATCCAACGAATGGATCTCTGCGTACCCGTCGCGGACCTGGCGGAAAGCGGCTTGGCGGCGGAGGTCCAGGCGTTCAGGGAGGCCGAGGTCCGACGCCTGCGGCGCGAACACGACACGGCCGCCTGA
- a CDS encoding class IV adenylate cyclase — translation MGTEIEFEAKVLDIDPEKMRALLLEVGAEHHGDRLQRRYVYDIPGRSGTWVRLRDNGTVATLCVKEILTDAVDGVRETETPVGDFDATHTILGKLGYQPEAYQENRRSSWSLLGAAVELDHWPLIPPYLEIEGSSAEHVHQAAHALGFSAGDLTSENTTLVYRRYGIDIASMPRLTFE, via the coding sequence ATGGGTACGGAGATCGAATTCGAGGCGAAGGTGCTCGATATCGACCCCGAGAAGATGCGGGCCCTGCTGCTCGAAGTGGGCGCCGAACACCATGGAGACCGGCTCCAGCGTCGCTATGTCTACGACATCCCCGGCAGGTCGGGAACGTGGGTGCGGCTGAGGGACAACGGCACCGTCGCGACCCTCTGCGTCAAGGAGATCCTGACGGACGCCGTTGACGGTGTGCGGGAGACGGAGACCCCGGTCGGCGACTTCGACGCCACCCACACCATTCTCGGCAAGCTCGGTTACCAGCCGGAGGCATATCAGGAGAACCGCCGTTCGTCCTGGTCACTGCTCGGCGCGGCCGTCGAGTTGGACCACTGGCCGCTGATCCCCCCTTATCTGGAGATCGAGGGAAGCAGCGCCGAACACGTCCACCAGGCGGCCCATGCCCTTGGGTTCTCTGCGGGCGACCTCACCAGTGAGAACACGACGCTGGTCTATCGCCGGTATGGCATCGACATCGCGTCGATGCCCCGGCTCACCTTCGAGTGA
- a CDS encoding helix-turn-helix domain-containing protein, with protein sequence MTFEPEKLGRSRSDLAEELRHQRRRAGRTQTWLARRCNMSQTKISNIESGKLTPALVDVELILDALRVDQPMVAEILSLARTANTEWQDDWSSRRRGLDKKQNELARLEALSRDFRFFLLSMITGLLSTPEYARASIADAPGDQSKVVAKKMERQRVLHEPGKSFTFVLTEQAVRWPLLPPMAMAAQLGRLVSVSRIPQVRLGVIPLGGYIPERPLNTFTVYDRKLATVETGTGVLILRDHRDVTAYLHDFEHYERYAVFGDGCRQLLDEWSEVFTRQR encoded by the coding sequence TTGACGTTTGAACCCGAGAAGCTGGGTCGGAGTAGATCGGACCTGGCTGAGGAACTGAGACATCAGCGGCGGCGAGCCGGGAGAACACAGACCTGGCTAGCTCGCCGCTGCAACATGTCCCAGACAAAGATCAGCAATATCGAAAGCGGTAAGCTCACGCCTGCGCTGGTCGATGTCGAACTGATCCTGGACGCCCTCAGGGTGGATCAGCCCATGGTGGCCGAGATCCTGTCGTTGGCGAGAACCGCCAACACCGAATGGCAGGATGACTGGTCCTCCCGCCGCAGGGGTTTGGACAAGAAGCAGAACGAGCTGGCGCGGCTGGAAGCGCTCTCGCGGGATTTCCGATTCTTTCTGCTCTCGATGATCACGGGGCTGCTCTCCACCCCCGAGTACGCGCGAGCCAGCATCGCTGACGCGCCAGGAGATCAGTCGAAGGTCGTCGCCAAGAAGATGGAACGGCAGCGGGTGCTCCACGAGCCCGGCAAGTCGTTCACGTTCGTTCTCACCGAGCAGGCGGTCAGATGGCCGCTGCTTCCCCCGATGGCGATGGCCGCGCAACTGGGGCGGCTGGTGTCGGTCTCCCGTATTCCTCAGGTGCGGTTGGGGGTCATCCCCCTGGGGGGCTATATCCCGGAGAGGCCGCTGAACACGTTCACGGTCTACGACCGGAAACTGGCCACCGTGGAAACGGGCACCGGTGTGCTGATACTGCGTGACCATCGGGATGTGACGGCGTATCTGCATGACTTCGAGCATTACGAGCGGTATGCCGTCTTCGGGGATGGCTGCCGGCAGTTGCTGGACGAGTGGTCCGAGGTTTTTACCCGACAACGCTAA
- a CDS encoding DUF6879 family protein, whose translation MLLAGEEWAARFQNFRREAWRLETLPQYLMPQEAEEFAAFRAGTRIDPHAVSNEYTDRLRRQVTEGRSQGRVHIVAQPLSDYLRFEFSQYYAPHALAGEEIRILDVTDRENPLAGVQDFWIFDHAEVVLMNYHPDGRQINREVHDGDVAAFIEYQRVAVAASVPFEEYVKGLDV comes from the coding sequence GTGCTCTTGGCTGGTGAGGAGTGGGCGGCGCGGTTTCAGAACTTCCGGCGGGAGGCATGGCGGCTCGAAACCCTGCCGCAGTACCTCATGCCGCAGGAGGCGGAGGAGTTCGCGGCGTTCAGGGCCGGAACGCGCATCGACCCGCACGCCGTCTCCAACGAGTACACGGACCGGCTGCGTCGGCAGGTCACCGAGGGACGTTCGCAGGGGCGTGTCCATATCGTGGCTCAACCGCTCTCCGACTATCTGCGGTTCGAGTTCTCCCAGTACTACGCACCGCACGCGCTGGCCGGCGAGGAGATCCGCATTCTTGATGTGACCGACCGGGAGAACCCGCTGGCCGGTGTTCAGGATTTCTGGATCTTCGACCATGCCGAGGTGGTGCTGATGAACTACCATCCGGACGGTCGGCAGATCAATCGCGAGGTCCATGACGGGGATGTGGCCGCCTTCATCGAGTACCAGCGAGTGGCGGTCGCCGCGTCGGTGCCCTTCGAGGAGTATGTGAAGGGTCTTGACGTTTGA
- a CDS encoding CGNR zinc finger domain-containing protein, protein MEPTPSNVTGLRLRSHRGAWYRFDPGALCLELLPTGGPGEFARWETLHTPQALDDWARACRLRPAPQLTARTPEVAAARGLRDALWGLALARVASQPLPAAELAVVNAAAAKAPLTPALTPDGTRAWAGQPTVEQLLSTVARDAVELFTGPFADRIRMCAADDCQLVYADTSRPGRRRWCAMEHCGTLNKTRTHRTRRTTPG, encoded by the coding sequence ATGGAGCCAACGCCAAGCAACGTGACCGGACTGCGGCTGCGTTCCCACCGTGGCGCCTGGTACCGCTTCGATCCGGGGGCGCTCTGTCTTGAGCTGCTGCCCACCGGCGGGCCGGGCGAGTTCGCGCGCTGGGAGACGCTGCACACCCCGCAGGCGCTCGACGACTGGGCACGCGCCTGCCGGCTGCGCCCCGCGCCCCAACTGACGGCGCGCACGCCCGAGGTGGCGGCGGCCCGCGGGCTGCGCGACGCGCTCTGGGGCCTGGCGCTCGCCAGGGTGGCGTCCCAGCCGCTGCCCGCCGCCGAGCTGGCCGTGGTGAACGCGGCGGCGGCCAAGGCCCCGTTGACCCCCGCCCTCACCCCGGACGGCACCCGCGCCTGGGCCGGCCAGCCCACCGTGGAACAGCTGCTGTCCACCGTCGCCAGGGACGCCGTCGAGCTGTTCACCGGCCCCTTCGCCGACCGGATACGGATGTGTGCGGCCGACGACTGCCAGCTGGTCTACGCCGACACCTCCCGCCCGGGCCGCCGCCGCTGGTGCGCCATGGAACACTGCGGCACCCTCAACAAGACCCGCACCCACCGCACCCGCCGCACCACCCCGGGGTAA
- a CDS encoding VOC family protein has translation MTLGWKLVIDCANAHRQADFWAAALEYRREDNGPLVERLRAGGQLAEEAVVEHRGRLEFRGFAAVRHPDDPFDEASDIGLGRRLLFQEVPEPKTVKNRLHIDIHGERGQLEPLVARLEGLGASRVREEDQDPAGHWWIMLDPEGNEFCAS, from the coding sequence ATGACCCTTGGTTGGAAACTTGTGATCGACTGCGCGAACGCGCACCGACAGGCGGACTTCTGGGCCGCCGCCCTTGAGTACCGGCGGGAGGACAACGGCCCCCTGGTGGAACGGCTCCGCGCGGGCGGCCAGTTGGCGGAGGAGGCCGTCGTCGAGCATCGGGGCCGGCTGGAGTTCCGTGGCTTCGCCGCCGTGCGGCACCCGGACGACCCGTTCGACGAGGCGAGCGATATCGGCCTCGGCCGGCGGCTGCTCTTCCAGGAGGTGCCGGAGCCCAAGACGGTCAAGAACCGGCTGCATATCGACATCCACGGCGAGCGGGGCCAACTGGAGCCGCTGGTCGCACGGTTGGAGGGCCTGGGCGCCAGCCGGGTGCGGGAGGAGGACCAGGATCCCGCGGGCCACTGGTGGATCATGCTCGACCCGGAGGGCAACGAGTTCTGCGCCTCCTGA